From the Psilocybe cubensis strain MGC-MH-2018 chromosome 6, whole genome shotgun sequence genome, the window GATAATTGAAACTGTATAACAAACAACATTGTAAGATAAGGTGAGTAAAATCATGTCCAACGATGACTCGCATCTCTCTCCAATCGAGGTATTTATTACGACAGCGGCAAGGCACCGGAGAGGCGGTGTGATGCGCCAAGGCGGTGCGCCTGTTCACACGCACAGGGCAGGGGGCAGGGGAGTTACGTAATCCTGGCCCTCTTGTACGAATTCAAGTTCCGCTTAAAAACGTGGTACCATACGTTCGTCGACGCTTTGCTCACAACCATCCCCCGCTGCTCGTCGCCAGCCCCGCTTCCAGCACAACTACAAACCCACAAGTCGCCGCTGCCACCGCACAACCTCCCCGAGAaccatgtcagaaatcaGAAGGAAGCTTGTCATCGTTGGTGATGGTGCTTGCGGAAAGGTATGGTTGGCTTTTGACCAGCTTAGAGAACGTCAGCTTGCATGCTGATCATCGTCGCCCGTCTAGACTTGTCTGTTGATCGTGTTTTCCAAAGGCACATTCCCAGAGGTACGTACATTGTCAGCCGCCGGTCAGCCAGCCGAGGTGTGGGGCTTGCTGCTCCTTATTGCACCGTCTTGGGGGGTGTTTAGACAGCTCCAGCGAATCCCTGGCGGCTTCGTCCGAGGTGTGGAAGGCTGATATTACTGGCGTTTAACTCTAGGTCTATGTGCCCACCGTGTTCGAGAACTACGTTGCCGATGTCGAGGTCGATGGCAAGCACGTGGAGCTTGCTCTATGGGATACGGCCGGCCAGGAAGACTACGATCGTCTCCGCCCTCTCAGTTATCCTGATTCGcatgtcatcctcatctgctTCGCCGTCGACTCCCCCGATTCGCTTGATAACGTCCAGGAGAAGGTGTGTCTTGCCTTTCTGTCATTCCCCCtgcctacatttttttggggATAACATCGGATACGGCAATTTGCTAATGTCGTTGTTTTGTGGTTCCCTGCTTTTTAGTGGATTTCCGAAGTTATGCATTTCTGTGCCGGCCTGCCTATCATTCTTGTCGGCTGCAAAAAGGATCTCAGACGTGACCCCCGTGTGATTGAGGAGCTTAGGAAGACGAGCCAGCGACCCGTAACCCCCGAAgaggtgcgtttttcttgttttttctttttcctacatcacatttcttgttttcgtACGACTTGGTGTGATGAGGGGCGAGATGTGTACACGCCCCGACCCCTTATCTGAGCGCCATTTTTTGTGACATTTTTGCGCTTCGTTCGAATCTGAATAACGgcattctttttttgatgtcCTGTTTATCACCCTTGCCTCGTTCCCGCTTCTCTTATCCACATTGTGATCCCCGTCGCCACCGACATTGACGCCGTTTTTCAATCCaaattttattatttttccatgcatcatgttttatttattccaactTGGTACTAACCATCGTCATCTTGTCATGCTTCTCTTATCCACATTGTGATCCCCCTTGCCACCGACATTGACGCCGTTTTTCAATATAAAtctcattattttttttatGCATCATTCTTTTATActccttttttatttattcgaACTTGGTACTAACCCATCGTTATCTTGTAATGTTTCTAGGGTATGGCAGTCGCCCAGAAGATCGGGGCAAAGCACTACCTCGAGTGCTCCGCCAAGTCGGGTGAAGGCGTCCGCGAAGTCTTCCAGTACGCCACCCGCGCCGCACTGCTCAGCAGaggaaagggcaagaagaGCCACCATTGCATCGTGTTGTAGATGGCCTAGCTTTTGTTTTATCCCTTATCCCTCTACcattttctttctattttctttcttctttcttccttttttgcttttttcttccttgacgACTCTCTTTCACTCTTCTTTCCGAGATCCTTGGATGCTTGAATTGGGGTGGGTGAATGTGCAGGGAGGAAAATGGGAGGTGGAGCGAGGGAGGGGTGGGGTGAGGTCAGGTAGGGAGGAACTTCAACAAGGATAGGGAGGGTCTTGAATATCATTTATACTCGCACCTCGCACCTTCTCTTTCACCTTGTTCCGGTTGGTTGTGGATAATGAACATGTGTTAATGCCGGTGGAATGCTCTtcggtttcttttttttttttttcttacctagtctttttcacttgataccgcttctttcttgattttgattgatgatccacttttgactcttcttctcaaatatactgctgctgctgcacctcCTGACTGCGACGAGTTGGCTATCTGTTTGTCTCTCCTTGAGCTTCTGTTGCTTTGGCTAAGCCCCTATGGATTCCGAGCGTGTATTGCaatttgaacaatgtttctttggtttatATACGTTGTGCTGCCAGATATACATGGCTCGCTGTTGTGATGTATTTTACGAGAAGATACTAGCTTTATATGGCATTAGATACCTTATTGAGACAACCCTGAGCAAATGAGATAGAagttttttgaattttcgaGTCGTGTTCTGGtatcgtacaagcagaggttagccccgcccgaaggccagcaGGGTCCGCCTCTGCTCTATCTACCTATCTAGTACGTACCTGTTTGAGTTTTCCACAAGTCCGAAAATTGAACAGTCGGTTGTGGGAAGTCTACCGAGGTCTGTCGAAGAAATCTCAGCACTCGTTCGGCGTTGTCTACAACCTTGTTCTCCAAACTCATCCACTGGCTCGCCGGAATCGAATAAAAAGTGCGCGAAAGTTGAAATACATGCCGGCAGGTGAGTACTGTAATGGTTGTAAGTGCCGGTTCATCAAGTCCATGAATCAAAGTACATACCTTGTTTGCCGGACGTccagaaatcaaaaaaaccGCGTGAAAGTCGAAATACATGCCCGACAGTAACCACTCTCGACACCGCTCGCCGGATGCAATAACAACTGCAAGAGGGTTAATGTGAACTTCAACAATCAACACACCTACCCATCACCAGGCAGCCAACCCTCGCTCgccggaactccaaaaatcgaaaaaaatgtGCAACGACATTCCACGGCACTGGTAAGCTGTTGTTCATTAATTTGACGCCGCTCGCCGGatgtccaaaaatcgaaaatagTGCGAGGCGTTAACGGGACTTCAAACGTCTGTTGAGAAAAGCTCAGTCAGTACTCGGGTCTGCAAACTATGTAACACACCTTGTTGTGCAACAACCCTCGCTCgccggaactccaaaaatcgaataaaaagtGCAAAGGCGGGTACTGTGTAGATGGTAAGCTGTGGCTCAACAAACTCTAGCAAATAAAGCACAAACCTTGCTCGCCGgacatccaaaaatcaaaaaataacTGCGCGGCATGTCCAAACATCGACTCCGTCTATGGAAGACAACTCAAGCCAACGACTAGATGTGACACGTACGTTGGTTTCATGGCACGGCGGCAGATGAGAGCTGTGTAAAGAGATAAGTGGTGGCCCATTAAGTGTACTAGGTAACACACCTTgctcgccggacgtcgaaaaatcgaataaaacTTGCGGCTCCATAGGTAGACACTGTCGATAGAATACAGGTtcgcgggaactccaaaaatcgaataaaaaatgCAGGAGCATAAGGACGGGATACACGTTGGGGGTTCCCCAAAACCCACTTCACTTTATATCCTTTTCCCTAATGCTTCTAGTTTATTCAACGTCACGCAATATTTGCCCGTTGCCCCCGTTTCCAAACTAGAATGTGATGTCCAATATACCTGCAAGCTAAAATTGGCTCATGTAAATTTTCAGTTGCGGTCTCCTATCCCGGTCTTTTGATTCAACTCCGCTGCTTGTTTTCCCCAATCGCCtgttctttctcattatcatAAATCATGCTCTCCCCGTCCTTTGTACATCAAATGCGAAATTTCAGTCTCGGTCTCCTGTTCCGGCCTTTTCAATCAAGTCCACTGCGTTCTTATTGTCATGAAGCTATGCTTCCCGTCCTTGGTGCATCAAACTCAGGTATGTATCATTTCCTATGCTTTACAATTCTTGTACCCACCACAATCCAAAAATTTTGACCCCTAGACTCAGTAGCTCGTCACTGCGCAGACTCGCGCATCGCGACCCAAGCAGCTAGTGCAAGGCAATCACCATTTAGCTGACGCGATGACCTCATGTCGTTCCAAACTACTGGACCTCAGTCAGATCGGGTATCCGACTCGCAAAATCTCTCCAGATCGTTGGTtttcgaagctcaaataTTCGATTTTTAGGCTGCATTAACGTATTCAGGGTCGCATTCAGGAACACCTGAGCTGAGTAATGAGATTTCAGTAACCGACGACTCACTCAACGCCCACGAAATCCCAAGACAGCAATACGCTTCACATTCGCTTCCACGGGGTAGATTTTGTCACAGTCCcctattttctttgacgacCTATTAATTAATACATTAAATATGTTCACAAAACGCAGACAAGGTTCACACGTAGAGTCAAAGGGTGACAGAACCAACAGGCGGAGCTCAAATTAGGCGCCCGTGAGTCCGCACTTGCT encodes:
- a CDS encoding GTP-binding protein rhoA translates to MSEIRRKLVIVGDGACGKVYVPTVFENYVADVEVDGKHVELALWDTAGQEDYDRLRPLSYPDSHVILICFAVDSPDSLDNVQEKWISEVMHFCAGLPIILVGCKKDLRRDPRVIEELRKTSQRPVTPEEGMAVAQKIGAKHYLECSAKSGEGVREVFQYATRAALLSRGKGKKSHHCIVL